The window GAACTCGCCCGCACGCTGCGCGGCATGCGCGAGCACCCGCTCACCCTGCTCTACCTGGGCGCCTTCCTCTGCTACAACGACGGCATCCAGACCGTCGTCTCCCAGGCCTCGCTCTACGGCAGCGAGGAGCTCGGCATGGACCAGACCTCATTGGTCGCCGCCGTGCTCCTGGTCCAGATCGTCGCGATCGGCGGTGCGCTGCTGCTCGGCCGGATCGCCCGCCGGTACGGTGCCAAGCGGACCGTCCTCGGCTCGCTGGTCGGCTGGGTGGTCACCCTCGCCCTCGGATACGTCATGCCCGCCCACCAGCCCGCCTGGTTCTTCGTCCTGGCGTGCATGATCGGCCTGGTGCTCGGCGGCAGCCAGGCACTCTCCCGCTCGCTGTTCTCCCACCTCATACCGGCGGGCCGGGAGGCGGAGTACTTCAGCCTCTACAAGGTCAGCGACCGCGGCACCAGCTGGATGGGCCCGCTGGTCTTCGGCCTCGCCTACCAGATCACCGGCAGCTACCGCTCGGCGATCATCTCGCTGCTGGTGTTCTTCGTGATCGGCTTCGCCCTGCTGACGAAGGTCCCGCTCCGCCGCGCCATCGAGGCGGTCGGCAACCCCGTCCCCGAGCGGCTGTGACGGTCCGGACCCGGGCGGCAGGCCTGCTGCCGCCCGGGTCCGGACCACCGGGTCCTCACGAACCCGCGGTGGCCGCCTCCAGCGTGGTCGCCATGACCGGGCTGGTGAAGGTGTTCGTGGCGTCCCCCGAGGACGGGTGGTAGGAGCCCCACTTCAGGTAGTTGCGGGTGCCGTCCCAGGTGGTGCCCTTGAAGGTGCCCGAGCCGGTGGTGAACGTCTGCTTCACGCCGTCGAACCAGAAGTCGATGGTGCCGTCGGTGCGGCCGAGACGGATCTTCAGCGCGTAGGAGTGCCACTGGTCGTTGGCGGTCGGCGCGGTCCACAGCTGGTGCGCGACGTGCTCGGTGTCCCACTCCTGGAGGCGGATCCGCCCGGTCGTCGCGTCGATCTCGATCGGGTGGTTCGCCGTGCCGGTGCTCGGCGAGCACTTCAGCTGGAAGACGTACCGGCTGTTCGCGTCCTTGATGTCCACCTTGGACGACCAGCCGAGGTAGAAGGTGTCCCCCTCCTTCAGGTCGGGGCCGAGCGTCTCGCAGCGCTCTTCGCCCGCGGCCTGGAAGGCCCGCCACACACTGCCCTTCGCCGCGTCCTTGACGACGCCGAAGTTGCCCGCCGCGCACTGGACTCCGGTGAACGAGGACGGGCCCTTGGCGGTGCTCGGGGTCCAGAGGACCTTGCCCGCCGCGGCGGCCGGGCTGCTGGCGGCGGCCGAGCCGCAGGAGAGCGCGAGCACGGTGAGGGCCGCAGCGCCGACGGCGGTCTTGCGGTGCTGGGACAGAAGGGACATGCCTCTCCCGGGTGGATGAGTGGCGGAGAACGGAGGCCGTCCGGCCGTGGGGGCGGCCCGGACGCATGGAGCGATCCGACCATCTGACCACCTGACGGACCGTTGTCCAAGCGGTCCGGCCGGTCGTGGCCCTTTCGGGCAGGTCCGCCGCCTGCCGGGGCCACTGCGGCGCGCCCGTCCGCGCGGGCGCGCCGCAGTGGCCCGCCCGCTACCGGGCGTGCGGCGGTGCCCCGCCCCCGTCCCCGGCGCCCGCGTCGTAGGACGAGGTGCCCTCGTCCAGCAGCGGCTCCTGGGTCTTCAGGTGCGCGGGGGCCAGGGCCCGCAGCACGTGGTAGCCGGTGATGACGACCAGGGTGCCCAGCGCGATGCCGCTCAGGCTGAAGGTGTCGGTGAACTTCATGGTGACGTTGCCGATGCCGATGATGATGCCCGCGGCGGCCGGCACCAGGTTCAGCGGATTCCGCAGGTCCACCCCCGCGTTGGTCCAGATCTGCGCGCCGAGCAGCCCGATCATGCCGTACAGGATGACGGTGATGCCGCCGAGCACCCCACCGGGGATCGCGGCCACCACGGCGCCGAACTTCGGGCAGATGCCGAACAGCAGCGCGAAGCCGGCCGCGGCCCAGTAGGCGGCGGTGGAGTAGACGCGGGTGGCGGCCATGACGCCGATGTTCTCCGAGTACGTGGTGTTCGGCGGGCCGCCGAGCACGGTGGAGAGCATCGAGCCGACGCCGTCCGCGGAGATCGCGGTACCCAGCTTGTCGTCCAGGTTCCGGCCGGTCATCTCGCCCACCGCCTTGACGTGCCCCGCGTTCTCCGCGACCAGCGCGATCACCACGGGCAGCGCCACCAGGATCGCCGACCACTGGAAGGTCGGGCCGTGGAAGTCGGGCAGGCCGACCCAGTCCGCCCGGCCGACGCCAGAGAGGTCCAGGCGCCAGTGGTCCGTCAGGTGCCCGCTCGCGTCCGCCGAGTGGATCCGCCCGAAGACCCGGTCGAACAGCCAGGAGATCCCGTACCCGAAGACCAGCCCGAGGAAGATCGCCACGCGCGACCAGAACCCGCGCAGGCAGACCACGGCCAGCCCGGTGAACAGCATCACCAGCAGCGCCGTCCACTGGTCCTGGGGCCAGTACGTCGAGGCGGTGACGGGCGCGAGGTTGAAGCCGATCAGCATGACGACGGCGCCGGTGACGATCGGCGGCATCGCGGCGTGGATGATCCGCGCCCCGAACCGCTGGACGGCGAGGCCCACCAGGAACAGCGCCCCGCCCACCACGAACACCGCGCCGGTGACCGTCGCGCTGGTGCCGCCCTGCGCCCGGATCACCGCGGCCACGCCGACGAAGGACAGCGAGCAGCCGAGGTAGCTGGGCACCCGACCGCGGGTCGCCAGCAGGAAGATGACGGTAGAGACGCCGGACATCATGATCGCCAGATTGGGGTCGAGCCCCATCAGCACGGGGGCCACGAAGCTCGCACCGAACATGGCCACCACGTGCTGGGCGCCGAGCCCCGCCGTCCGGGGCCAGGAGAGCCGTTCGTCCGGAGCGACGACCGCTCCCGGTGCGGGCGTACGCCCGTCACCGTGCAGCTTCCAGCGCACGCCGAGATCCATGTGGGGGGTTCGCTTTCTCTGTACTTCCGGGGGATTGTCGCCACCATTGTCCCGGCCACCGCCCGCCCCGGCCGTCACCGCCCCTCCCCCCGACCTGCGCCCCCGCCCCCGCCCCCGCGGCGTGGCGGCCCTACCCGGAGGTGATCCGGCGGCCGCTGGTCTCGTCCGGGCGGACGCGCACCCACAGGTCGCGGCCGCCGCCGGCCCAGGGGGTGCTCCCCGGCAGCTCCTTGAGCCGGGCGATCTCGTCGGGGTCCTCGACGTACTGGGCCCGGCCGAGGATCAGCACGCTCCAGCCCCGGCTGAGGCTCTCGTCGATGTGGTCCACCTGGAACGAGACGGGCGAGCCGTCGGCCGGGGCCGAAGTGCCGTGCGCGGACGTGTGGTAGACGATCGTGCGGGCGTCCACGGTGTAGTTGACCGGGAAGACCGCCGGCGCCGGCCGGGTGGGCAGGCCGATCCGGCCGATGCCGTGGGTGCCGACGCGGTCCCAGCACTCGGGTTCGGTCAGGTGCAGGAGCAGCGGGCGCGTGCCGGCGCCGCCCTGCCCCGGCGGGGCGTCGGCGCGGCCGGACAGCAGCTCGCCGTAGGTGGTGCGCAGCACGGCGGCGATCCTGACGAAGGCGGCCGGGTCGAAGGCGGGGCCGGCCTCCATCAGGTGCCGGAGGTAGGGGGGCGCCATCGCGGTCTGCCGGGCCAGCGCCTCCTCGGTCAGCCCGAGCTGGCGACGGCGGTCATCGATCCGCCGGGCGACGAGGGCCGGATCCACCCGCTGGGCGGCGTCAGGTCCGGGGTTCTGGTCCACATCGACTCCTCGGTGCCAGGGGTCACGCTCCGTGGTCATCAGCGACCTGGTCGCCCCCTCGGGCGTGGGTGCCGGGCGGTTCCCCGCCCGGCCTTCCCCTCCAGCGTTGCCCCGACGGCGGGTGGCCGCCATAGGGGCCGCCCGGCCCGGCTGGCGTGGCGCGCCCGAATCACTGATGGTGGCAGGGGGAGTGCGACAGCTGTCGGAGGCGTGCGATGGACCAGGAGCTCGACCGGCGGAGCCGGCCCGTCACGGGCTGCCACGGCCGCGGCGGGTCCGTCGGAGCCCTCCTCGGACGGGTGGGCCGGGGGGCGGATGGCTCCGCACCCGGCCCCCGTGCGGAGCCATGAGCCTCCCGGCCGTCGACTACCGCGCGGTGTTCCAGGCCCTGCCCGGCATGGTCGCCCTCCTCACCCCGGACCTGGTGTACGTCGATGTCAACGAGGACTTCGTACGGATGTCCGGCCGTACCCGCGAGCAGCTCGTCGGCCGGTACCTCTTCGACGTCTTCCCCGACAATCCGAACGATCCGGACGCCACCGGCAGCCGCAACCTAGGGGTCTCCCTGCAGCGGGTCCTGGCGAGCGGCGAACGCGACACCATGGCCCTCCAGCGCTACGACGTCCAGTCCGCCGGCAGCGCCGGCGAGTGGGAGGAGCGCTACTGGAGCCCGGTCAACGCTCCCGTCCTGACCCCGGGCGGCGACGTGGTGCTGCTCGTCCACCGGGTGGAGGAGATCACCGAACTCATCCGGGCCCACGGTCTGCCCGAGGGCAACCGCGCCCGCGTCCTGGAGGCGGAGCTCTACACCCGCGCGCGCGAACTGCAGGAGGTCAACGAACGCCTGCGCGAGGCCCACGACCGCGAACGTGAGGTCGCGCTCGCGCTCCAGGAGGCCATGCTCCCGGGCCCCCGACCGCTTGAGCACCACCTCGCCGCGGTCCGCTACCGGCCCGCCGTCGGGGCGCTGAACGTGTGCGGCGACTGGTACGACCTCGTCGAGCTGCCGGGCAACCGCGTGGCGGTCGCCGTCGGCGACGTGGTGGGCCACGGCCTCACCGCGGCGGGCGTCATGGGCCAGCTCCGCAGCGCCCTCAGCGCGGCCTCCCGGGTCGCCGTCGGGCCCGCCCAGGCGCTGGAGGTCCTGGGCCTCTACGCCCGCTTCGTCGACGGCGCCGAATCCACCACCGTCGCCACGGCCTTCATCGACTGCGACGCCCACACCGTCACCTACAGCAGCGCGGGCCACCCGCCGCCCGTCCTGCTGCACGGCGAGGGCACCGTCGAGTTCCTCGACCGGGCCACCGACCCGCCGCTCGGCGCCCGCCCCGAGCACCAGGCCCGGCCCCAGGCCGTCGCCGGCTTCACCCACGGCGACACGCTCGTCCTCTACACCGACGGCCTCGTCGAACGGCGGCGCGAGGACATCGACACCGGCCTGAACCGGCTCGCCGACGCGCTCATCCGCCACCGCCGGTTCGATCCCGACGCCCTCGCCGACCTCGTCCTCACCGAGCTGCTCCCGCCCGGCGGCGCGACCGACGACACAGCGCTCGTCATCGTCCGCCTCTGACCCCCGGCCGGCGGGGTGGCGGCCTGTTCGGCCATCGGCCCGGTGAACTCCCCGCCCCGGTGGCCACCCTGGGCGACACCCTGACCACCTGGAAGACCACCACCCATGTCGCGGGCCAGTACAACGCCGCCTACGACCTCTGGTACGCGGACACGGCCGGCGGGTGCGGTCCGACCACCTCGCACGAGCTGATGATCTGGCTCGACCGGCAGGGCGGCCCCGTCCCGCTCGGCACCGCCACCCAGCAGGTCACCCTCGGCGGCCGGACGTACCAGGTCTACCAGTACCAGAACGCCACCAACGGCAAGCAGGTCATCAGCTACCTGCTCCCCGGTTCGAGCAACTACGCCTACGCCCTGGACCTGCGCGCGATCACCGCCGACGCCGTGGTGCGCGGCTACGTCCCCGCCGACGGGCAGCTCTGCTCCGTACAGGCGGGCTTCGAGATCTGGAACGGCGGCGCCGGGCTGGCCACCAAGTCTGACCCGGCCGGGCCACGCTCGGCCCGGGGCGGCTCACCGCGAGCCGGATCGGCCCGGGGCGGCCATGATCGGAGCAGGGCCGCCGACGCCTGCTTCCCTCCCCCGGGGAGCGGGCCGGCGCTCCTCCGCAGGTGGGCGGCCGGGAGCGCGGCCGCGGTCGGACAGGAGGACCGGATGGGCCAGGACCAGGCGCGTCCCGTGCGGCGCGCGACCCCCGAGGAGCGGGCGGCGGCCGGTCGGGCGGCACGCCGGACGACACCGCGTTCCGCCCACGCCGAGTACCGGCCGGGCCCGGAGCGGCCCGACCCGCTCACGATCCTGGCGGCCCAGTCGGCGCTGCGCGTGCCGGAGCTGGTGCCGATCCGGTACGCCCGGATGGCCGAGTCCCCGTTCCGTTTCTACCGGGGCGCGGCCGCGGTCATGGCGTCCGACCTCGCGGGCACCCCCGACTCGGGCATCCGGGTCCAGCTCTGCGGCGACGCCCACATGCTGAACTTCCGGCTGCTCGCCTCGCCGGAGCGGCGGCTGGTCTTCGACATCAACGACTTCGACGAGACGCTGCCCGGCCCGTGGGAATGGGACGTGAAGCGGCTGGCGTCGAGCCTGGTGATCGCGGGCCGGGCGAACGGCTTCGACGGGGCGCAGCGCGCGGACATCGTCGCCACGGCGGTCCGCTCGTACCGGGAGGCGATGCGGCGGTTCGCGGGGATGCGCAACCTGGACGTCTGGTACGCCCAGCTGGACTCGCAGCGGCTGCGGGAGCTGGCGGTGGGCCGGGTCTCCAAACGGGCCCGCCGGGGGCTCGACGAGGCGATGTCGAAGGCCCGCACCCGCGACAGCCTCCAGGCCTTCGGCAGGCTCACCGAGGTGACGGACGGCCTGGTCCGCATCGCCGCCGACCCGCCGCTGCTCGTCCCGATCGCCGACCTCCTGCCGGAGGTGGAGCGGACCGCGCTGATGGAGCTGTTCCACGGCCTGGTGCGGCGTTACGCGAGCACCATGCCCGCCGACCGGCGCACCCTGCTCTCGGCTTTCCGGCTGGTGGACGCGGCCCGCAAGGTCGTCGGTGTCGGCAGCGTCGGCACGCGGTGCTGGATCTTCCTGCTGCTCGGCCGGGACGGCGAGGACCCGCTGTTCCTCCAGGCCAAGGAGGCCGGCGAATCGGTGCTGGCGCCGTACGTCGGCGCGAGCCGGTACGACAACCAGGGCGAGCGGGTGGTCTCCGGTCAGCGGCTGATGCAGGCCACCAGCGACATCTTCCTGGGCTGGGAGCGGGTCGAGGGCATCGACGGCAGGCGGCGGGACTTCTACATCCGTCAGCTCCGCGACTGGAAGGGCATCGTCGTGGCCGAGCGGATGGTGCCGCGCGGCATGCGGGCCTTCGGCGAACTGTGCGGCGCCACGCTGGCCCGGGCGCACGCCCGGTCGGGCGACCGCATCGCCATCGCCGCCTACCTGGGGAAGCGGGACGCCTTCGACCGGGCCCTGGTGGAGTTCGCCGAGGCGTACGCGGAC of the Kitasatospora sp. NBC_01246 genome contains:
- a CDS encoding uracil-xanthine permease family protein: MDLGVRWKLHGDGRTPAPGAVVAPDERLSWPRTAGLGAQHVVAMFGASFVAPVLMGLDPNLAIMMSGVSTVIFLLATRGRVPSYLGCSLSFVGVAAVIRAQGGTSATVTGAVFVVGGALFLVGLAVQRFGARIIHAAMPPIVTGAVVMLIGFNLAPVTASTYWPQDQWTALLVMLFTGLAVVCLRGFWSRVAIFLGLVFGYGISWLFDRVFGRIHSADASGHLTDHWRLDLSGVGRADWVGLPDFHGPTFQWSAILVALPVVIALVAENAGHVKAVGEMTGRNLDDKLGTAISADGVGSMLSTVLGGPPNTTYSENIGVMAATRVYSTAAYWAAAGFALLFGICPKFGAVVAAIPGGVLGGITVILYGMIGLLGAQIWTNAGVDLRNPLNLVPAAAGIIIGIGNVTMKFTDTFSLSGIALGTLVVITGYHVLRALAPAHLKTQEPLLDEGTSSYDAGAGDGGGAPPHAR
- a CDS encoding DUF2252 domain-containing protein, which encodes MGQDQARPVRRATPEERAAAGRAARRTTPRSAHAEYRPGPERPDPLTILAAQSALRVPELVPIRYARMAESPFRFYRGAAAVMASDLAGTPDSGIRVQLCGDAHMLNFRLLASPERRLVFDINDFDETLPGPWEWDVKRLASSLVIAGRANGFDGAQRADIVATAVRSYREAMRRFAGMRNLDVWYAQLDSQRLRELAVGRVSKRARRGLDEAMSKARTRDSLQAFGRLTEVTDGLVRIAADPPLLVPIADLLPEVERTALMELFHGLVRRYASTMPADRRTLLSAFRLVDAARKVVGVGSVGTRCWIFLLLGRDGEDPLFLQAKEAGESVLAPYVGASRYDNQGERVVSGQRLMQATSDIFLGWERVEGIDGRRRDFYIRQLRDWKGIVVAERMVPRGMRAFGELCGATLARAHARSGDRIAIAAYLGKRDAFDRALVEFAEAYADRNERDHRALVEAVAAGRLPAEAG
- a CDS encoding heparin lyase I family protein, with amino-acid sequence MSLLSQHRKTAVGAAALTVLALSCGSAAASSPAAAAGKVLWTPSTAKGPSSFTGVQCAAGNFGVVKDAAKGSVWRAFQAAGEERCETLGPDLKEGDTFYLGWSSKVDIKDANSRYVFQLKCSPSTGTANHPIEIDATTGRIRLQEWDTEHVAHQLWTAPTANDQWHSYALKIRLGRTDGTIDFWFDGVKQTFTTGSGTFKGTTWDGTRNYLKWGSYHPSSGDATNTFTSPVMATTLEAATAGS
- a CDS encoding PP2C family protein-serine/threonine phosphatase; protein product: MSLPAVDYRAVFQALPGMVALLTPDLVYVDVNEDFVRMSGRTREQLVGRYLFDVFPDNPNDPDATGSRNLGVSLQRVLASGERDTMALQRYDVQSAGSAGEWEERYWSPVNAPVLTPGGDVVLLVHRVEEITELIRAHGLPEGNRARVLEAELYTRARELQEVNERLREAHDREREVALALQEAMLPGPRPLEHHLAAVRYRPAVGALNVCGDWYDLVELPGNRVAVAVGDVVGHGLTAAGVMGQLRSALSAASRVAVGPAQALEVLGLYARFVDGAESTTVATAFIDCDAHTVTYSSAGHPPPVLLHGEGTVEFLDRATDPPLGARPEHQARPQAVAGFTHGDTLVLYTDGLVERRREDIDTGLNRLADALIRHRRFDPDALADLVLTELLPPGGATDDTALVIVRL
- a CDS encoding helix-turn-helix domain-containing protein, translating into MDQNPGPDAAQRVDPALVARRIDDRRRQLGLTEEALARQTAMAPPYLRHLMEAGPAFDPAAFVRIAAVLRTTYGELLSGRADAPPGQGGAGTRPLLLHLTEPECWDRVGTHGIGRIGLPTRPAPAVFPVNYTVDARTIVYHTSAHGTSAPADGSPVSFQVDHIDESLSRGWSVLILGRAQYVEDPDEIARLKELPGSTPWAGGGRDLWVRVRPDETSGRRITSG